The following are encoded together in the Eulemur rufifrons isolate Redbay chromosome 28, OSU_ERuf_1, whole genome shotgun sequence genome:
- the ZNF518A gene encoding zinc finger protein 518A yields the protein MPSEQKQLFCDEKQTTIKKEYDVKNEIIDPIKSIPKPNISGSSFHYDLKTVKIVLPKINIPNEVLSKHEVDKYRKLFQGKPQTARKSISIKTVSCVEEEWMLLHKSERAEEEGTKMSAKILNFNCLKCRDNTRYSPNDLHKHFQMWHHGELPSYPCEMCSFSANDFQVFKQHRRTHRSTLVKCDICNNENVYTLLELTKHFASTHCVNGNFQCEKCKFSTKDVGTFVQHIHRHNEIHYKCGKCHHVCYTKGELQKHLHVHSGTFLFTCQYCSYGATRREHLVRHVITLHKEHLYAKEKLEKDKYEKRMTKTSAGLKLILKRYKIGASRKIFWKRKKINNGSDRSIEKSTQGLKKMNKTQTQSEDQSHPVQKHSSEEKDERLHCENNDKPSASESEKPTPLTTGQCNRADEGSNATSGFLKTVQGPTVLMVKNNKITIPANYSAKFMGFKLVDGKQHIVIKLLPTNKQNLYSPGSQADAAKESTANLQPQTLDTTGFLTGVTNELSDTVCMKTTTPFSCSSPVLPEKVTSEKEMALISQRNNTLQTLDYEKSFSSLPTSELITSVNLTTKVETRDNIDLWGNHNTQSHPEVLSTTIRSPDKVNHTTKPNAYNSGDMHNYCINYVNSELPVESSSQGSLPFHNYSKVNNSNKRRRFSGTAVCDSPQRDSPSSKTVVQQPISESVLSLVRKESSKPDSLLSSISLLNDKDETLKTKVETEEQCVLGKEQNMVEQNLFSNENQNLESVTKESKWDDISSVDSPLMPRITSVFSLHSQQASEFLPPEVNQLLQEVLKTKSDVKQDSSNTANKGLPLNCHQSFQKHEGESKIVESSKDFKVQGIFQVPSGSVGINVPPYDLNLKCNGKEKQVLSVSQDVKDSEKTPRISGFGTLLKTQSDAIITQQLVKDKLRATTQNLGSLCMQSPLLNPEQKKAIFVQTPKGFFVPLHVANKPGLHIVSGRPFPYVNAQAVPASVLLNKKPGVIVTFNNKKPEGVSTVKTESAQACGTVTKEPCKMPFLKVEPNNNCLTPALCSSIGSCLSVKSSSENSMPLKGPYIIKTSACSSVKTVPTPNMLSEHQGTKLNILDSVKQQNEIFPKPPLYTLLPDGKQAVFLKCVMPNKTELLKPKLVQNSTYYQNIQPKKPEGTPQRILLKIFNPVLNVTAANNLSVSNSASALQKDNVPPSQTIGGEQKELESSRDALPFLQDDLMPANEIVVTSTAMCPESSGEQVCVRDCSEARVLRCKTNCTIERNFNRKKTSKKNFSKIKTQISKDSETAFVSRNRSYKRKCRSSYQEPPRKKATLHRKCKEKAKPEAGHETFGFSRPRLSKDSVRTLRLFPFSSKQLVKCPRRNQPVVVLNHPDADAPEVVNVMKTIAKFNGRVLKVSLSKRTINALLNPVCYNPSKATCDDFSKRHKTFKPVSSVKERFVLKLTLKKTSKNNYQIVKTTSENILKAKFNCWFCGRIFDNQDIWAGHGQRHLMEATRDWNMLE from the coding sequence ATGCCATCTGAACAGAAACAGTTATTTTGTGATGAAAAACAAActactataaaaaaagaatatgatgtGAAAAATGAGATAATTGATCCTATCAAATCAATACCTAAACCAAACATTTCAGGAAGTAGTTTTCATTATGATTTAAAAACTGTGAAAATTGTTTTGCCGAAGATAAATATTCCAAATGAAGTCCTATCGAAACATGAAGTtgacaaatacagaaaattatttcagggtAAACCACAGACAGCAAGAAAATCAATCAGTATAAAGACTGTAAGCTGTGTAGAGGAGGAATGGATGTTGCTTCATAAATCTGAGAGAGCTGAAGAAGAGGGTACAAAAATGTCTGCAAAAATACTCAATTTCAACTGTTTAAAATGCCGCGACAACACTCGATATAGCCCAAATGATTTGCATAAACACTTTCAAATGTGGCACCATGGTGAATTACCTTCATATCCTTGTGAAATGTGCAGTTTTTCAGCAAATGACTTCCAGGTATTTAAACAACACAGACGAACCCATAGAAGCACTTTAGTAAAATGTGACATTTGTAACAATGAGAATGTATATACTTTATTGGAGTTGACGAAACATTTTGCATCCACACATTGTGTTAATGGTAATTTTCAATGTGAAAAGTGTAAATTTTCCACCAAGGATGTTGGCACATTTGTTCAGCACATTCATAGACATAATGAAATTCATTATAAATGTGGTAAATGCCATCATGTATGTTATACCAAAGGAGAGCTTCAGAAGCACCTTCATGTTCATTCTGGTACTTTTCTCTTCACTTGTCAATATTGTAGCTATGGTGCCACCAGGAGAGAACACCTCGTAAGACATGTTATAACTTTGCACAAAGAACATTTGTATGCGAAAGAAAAActagagaaagacaaatatgaaaAAAGGATGACAAAGACTTCAGCAGGACTTAAACTAAtactaaaaagatataaaataggtGCTTCAAGGAAGATATTCTGGAAACGTAAGAAAATTAACAACGGAAGTGACAGAAGTATAGAAAAAAGCACTCAAGggcttaaaaaaatgaacaaaacacagaCTCAGTCTGAAGACCAGAGCCATCCTGTTCAAAAGCATTCAAGTGAAGAAAAGGACGAAAGACTACACTGTGAGAATAATGATAAACCCTCTGCGTCAGAATCAGAGAAGCCAACTCCTCTGACCACCGGGCAATGTAATAGAGCTGATGAGGGATCAAATGCTACTTCAGGTTTCTTGAAGACTGTACAGGGACCTACAGTGTTAatggtgaaaaataataaaataacaattccTGCCAACTACAGTGCTAAGTTTATGGGCTTCAAGCTGGTGGATGGAAAACAGCACATTGTAATAAAATTGTTGCCGACCAATAAACAGAATTTATATTCACCAGGCTCACAGGCAGATGCTGCAAAGGAGAGTACTGCTAATTTGCAGCCCCAGACTTTAGACACCACTGGATTTTTAACAGGAGTAACAAATGAGTTAAGTGACACAGTTTGTATGAAAACAACTACTCCATTTTCATGTTCATCTCCTGTACTTCCAGAGAAAGtaacttcagaaaaagaaatggctttGATATCTCAAAGGAATAATACGCTTCAAACATTGGATTATGAAAAAAGTTTCTCTTCTTTGCCAACATCAGAATTGATTACATCAGTGAATTTGACCACAAAAGTTGAAACAAGAGATAACATTGACTTGTGGGGAAATCATAACACTCAGAGTCACCCTGAGGTATTAAGTACCACCATTAGAAGCCCAGATAAAGTCAACCATACAACCAAACCAAATGCATACAACAGTGGAGATATGCATAACTATTGCATTAATTATGTCAATTCTGAGTTACCTGTTGAATCCTCCAGCCAAGGATCATTACCTTTTCATAATTACTCAAAAGTGAATAATTCTAACAAACGTCGTAGGTTTTCAGGAACAGCAGTGTGTGACAGCCCTCAAAGAGACTCTCCATCAAGCAAAACAGTTGTTCAGCAACCAATTAGTGAATCAGTTTTATCACTAGTGAGGAAAGAGAGCTCAAAACCAGATAGCTTGTTGTCGTCTATTAGCCTTTTAAATGATAAAgatgaaactttaaaaacaaaagttgaaACTGAAGAACAGTGTGTTTTAGGAAAAGAGCAAAACATGGTTGAACAAAACTTGTTCAgtaatgaaaatcaaaatttagAGAGTGTGACTAAAGAATCTAAATGGGATGACATTTCTAGTGTTGATTCACCTTTGATGCCTAGAATcacatctgttttctctctccataGCCAACAGGCATCAGAATTTTTGCCACCCGAAGTAAACCAATTGCTTCAAGAGGTATTGAAAACGAAATCTGATGTAAAACAAGACTCTAGTAACACTGCAAATAAAGGTCTACCACTTAATTGTCACCAGTCATTTCAAAAACATGAGGGAGAAAGCAAAATAGTTGAATCTTCAAAAGACTTCAAAGTGCAAGGCATCTTCCAGGTTCCATCTGGCAGTGTAGGTATTAATGTGCCTCCATACgatcttaatttaaaatgtaatggaaaagaaaaacaggtgcTATCAGTGTCACAGGATGTGAAAGATTCAGAGAAGACACCTAGAATTTCAGGTTTTGGCACATTACTTAAGACTCAGTCAGATGCCATAATAACACAGCAGCTCGTAAAAGACAAACTACGAGCCACTACACAAAATCTAGGCTCTTTATGTATGCAGAGCCCACTTCTAAATCCAGAACAAAAAAAAGCTATATTTGTTCAGACTCCAAAAGGGTTTTTTGTACCGTTGCATGTTGCTAACAAGCCTGGGTTACACATTGTTTCAGGAAGACCATTTCCATATGTTAACGCACAAGCTGTACCTGCTTCTGTTCTTTTAAACAAGAAACCTGGGGTGATTGTAACATTTAATAATAAGAAACCTGAAGGTGTTTCCACTGTCAAAACTGAGAGTGCTCAAGCTTGTGGAACTGTGACTAAGGAGCCTTGCAAAATGCCCTTTTTAAAGGTAGAACCAAACAATAATTGTCTTACACCTGCACTTTGTTCCAGCATTGGGAGTTGTTTGAGTGTGAAAAGTAGCTCAGAAAACTCTATGCCATTAAAAGGCCCTTACATTATTAAAACATCAGCATGTTCTTCAGTGAAAACTGTTCCTACTCCTAATATGCTATCTGAGCATCAGGGCACTAAGTTGAATATCTTGGATTCAGTAAAACAGCAGAATGAGATTTTTCCAAAACCACCTCTTTATACACTCTTGCCTGATGGCAAACaagctgtttttttaaagtgtgtgaTGCCAAATAAAACTGAGCTGCTTAAGCCTAAATTAGTCCAAAATAGTACTTATTATCAAAATATACAGCCAAAGAAACCTGAAGGAACACCACAAAGAATACTGCTGAAAATTTTTAACCCCGTTTTAAATGTGACTGCTGCCAATAATCTGTCAGTAAGCAACTCTGCATCCGCATTGCAGAAAGATAATGTCCCACCTAGTCAGACTATAGGAGGAGAGCAGAAAGAGCTAGAATCTTCTAGAGATGCCTTACCTTTCTTACAAGATGATTTGATGCCAGCAAATGAAATTGTGGTAACTTCTACTGCAATGTGCCCAGAATCGTCTGGGGAACAAGTATGTGTCCGTGACTGTTCAGAGGCCAGAGTTTTAAGGTGTAAAACAAATTGTACAATTGAGAGAAACTTTAATAGAAAAAAGACTTccaaaaaaaacttttcaaaaataaaaactcaaataagTAAAGATTCTGAAACTGCTTTTGTATCTAGAAATAGAAGCTATAAACGTAAGTGTAGGAGTAGTTACCAAGAACCTCCAAGGAAAAAAGCAACATTGCATAGAAAGTGTAAAGAGAAGGCTAAACCTGAAGCTGGCCATGAAACATTTGGATTTAGCAGACCTAGACTTTCAAAAGATTCAGTCAGAACTTTGCGACTTTTCCCTTTCAGTTCCAAACAGCTTGTGAAATGTCCTAGGAGAAACCAACCAGTTGTAGTTTTGAATCATCCTGATGCAGATGCACCAGAAGTAGTAAATGTAATGAAAACTATTGCTAAATTTAATGGACGCGTACTTAAGGTTTCACTGTCAAAAAGAACTATCAATGCTTTACTGAATCCTGTTTGTTATAACCCTTCTAAAGCAACTTGTGATGATTTTTCCAAGAGGCACAAAACATTTAAACCTGTTAGTTCTGTGAAAGAAAGATTTGTGCTAAAATTAACACtcaagaaaacaagcaaaaacaattATCAGATTGTGAAGACTacctctgaaaatattttgaaggctAAATTTAACTGTTGGTTTTGTGGTAGAATATTTGACAATCAAGATATTTGGGCTGGTCATGGGCAGAGACATTTAATGGAAGCTACTCGGGATTGGAATATGTTAGAATAA